One window of Biomphalaria glabrata chromosome 6, xgBioGlab47.1, whole genome shotgun sequence genomic DNA carries:
- the LOC106077731 gene encoding cilia- and flagella-associated protein 298-like isoform X2, with protein MINQAMVKIHVKRGDDSQFLYEATLETPMSDILKDCATIYNGRLKVDRICGEMEELVKHGVSLPPNMQGLTDEQIEELKLKDEWGEKCQPSGGVKFNKDTIGCRNGQAPTPKMAEVLTKTIKEAKDMISKKKVEADVLVTQKTVQDALDILRGAVMIVYPMGLPPHEPIRQEMENTEDLSGKQASLEVIDIEQASLWWAGKELLPNKKLGDFVGKNEKTKIVAKIQKKGHGAPSREPVVSPEEQKNMMAYYYKKQEEMKRLEKEEDDAYMNAEWADQHQLKRQFQGLNNIKWGPR; from the exons atgAT AAATCAAGCCATGGTAAAGATACATGTGAAACGTGGAGATGACAGCCAGTTTCTTTATGAAGCAACTTTGGAGACTCCAATgtctgatattttgaaggatTGTGCTACTATATACAATGGCCGTCTGAAAGTGGATAGAATTTGTGGCG aaatggaAGAGTTAGTCAAACATGGAGTCTCTCTGCCACCAAATATGCAAGGCCTGACAGATGAGCAAATTGAGGAACTCAAATTAAAAGATGAATGGGGTGAAAAATGTCAACCAAGTGGTGGAGTTAAATTTAACAAAGACACAATAGGATGTCGCAATGGACAGG CACCAACTCCAAAGATGGCAGAAGTATTGACAAAAACTATAAAAGAGGCAAAAGATATGATATCAAag AAAAAGGTAGAAGCGGATGTTCTGGTAACCCAGAAAACAGTCCAGGATGCACTAGACATTCTACGCGGTGCTGTGATGATTGTTTACCCGATGGGTTTGCCTCCCCATGAACCAATCAGACAAGAGATGGAGAACACTGAGGACCTCTCTGGGAAACAG GCCTCACTTGAAGTGATAGACATTGAACAGGCCTCTTTGTGGTGGGCAGGGAAAGAATTGTTACCCAACAAGAAACTGGGAGACTTTGTCGGAAAGAATGAGAAAACCAAAATTGTGGCCAAAATTCAGAAG aaaGGTCATGGTGCCCCATCTCGAGAGCCTGTGGTTAGTCCAGAAGAGCAGAAGAACATGATGGCTTACTACTATaagaaacaagaagaaatgaAG aGATTGGAGAAGGAAGAAGATGATGCATATATGAATGCCGAATGGGCTGACCAGCATCAGTTGAAACGCCAATTTCAAGGACTTAATAATATCAAATGGGGTCCAAGATGA
- the LOC106077731 gene encoding cilia- and flagella-associated protein 298-like isoform X1, protein MSPRLYVEGNQAMVKIHVKRGDDSQFLYEATLETPMSDILKDCATIYNGRLKVDRICGEMEELVKHGVSLPPNMQGLTDEQIEELKLKDEWGEKCQPSGGVKFNKDTIGCRNGQAPTPKMAEVLTKTIKEAKDMISKKKVEADVLVTQKTVQDALDILRGAVMIVYPMGLPPHEPIRQEMENTEDLSGKQASLEVIDIEQASLWWAGKELLPNKKLGDFVGKNEKTKIVAKIQKKGHGAPSREPVVSPEEQKNMMAYYYKKQEEMKRLEKEEDDAYMNAEWADQHQLKRQFQGLNNIKWGPR, encoded by the exons atgTCCCCTCGACTTTACGTTGAAGG AAATCAAGCCATGGTAAAGATACATGTGAAACGTGGAGATGACAGCCAGTTTCTTTATGAAGCAACTTTGGAGACTCCAATgtctgatattttgaaggatTGTGCTACTATATACAATGGCCGTCTGAAAGTGGATAGAATTTGTGGCG aaatggaAGAGTTAGTCAAACATGGAGTCTCTCTGCCACCAAATATGCAAGGCCTGACAGATGAGCAAATTGAGGAACTCAAATTAAAAGATGAATGGGGTGAAAAATGTCAACCAAGTGGTGGAGTTAAATTTAACAAAGACACAATAGGATGTCGCAATGGACAGG CACCAACTCCAAAGATGGCAGAAGTATTGACAAAAACTATAAAAGAGGCAAAAGATATGATATCAAag AAAAAGGTAGAAGCGGATGTTCTGGTAACCCAGAAAACAGTCCAGGATGCACTAGACATTCTACGCGGTGCTGTGATGATTGTTTACCCGATGGGTTTGCCTCCCCATGAACCAATCAGACAAGAGATGGAGAACACTGAGGACCTCTCTGGGAAACAG GCCTCACTTGAAGTGATAGACATTGAACAGGCCTCTTTGTGGTGGGCAGGGAAAGAATTGTTACCCAACAAGAAACTGGGAGACTTTGTCGGAAAGAATGAGAAAACCAAAATTGTGGCCAAAATTCAGAAG aaaGGTCATGGTGCCCCATCTCGAGAGCCTGTGGTTAGTCCAGAAGAGCAGAAGAACATGATGGCTTACTACTATaagaaacaagaagaaatgaAG aGATTGGAGAAGGAAGAAGATGATGCATATATGAATGCCGAATGGGCTGACCAGCATCAGTTGAAACGCCAATTTCAAGGACTTAATAATATCAAATGGGGTCCAAGATGA
- the LOC106077796 gene encoding uncharacterized protein LOC106077796 isoform X2, with product MATSSACFNRFPVIMVVAALYAVMLDLCEDRSSCSVTASPETFTQDPCQGTIKYLEVHYKCRPNEYQWITACEGEELQISCAKGGIAIYSAMFGRSPNGSNQCPPNKHGYIDCQASDAVTEVRSLCHGKKNCAIEANESHFGDPCPDGTNKYLSVNYACVPRKILKPMNGKKSNHKKKKKKKKKVIPGTTQSPPGDNTSESSVTQVSFYEVTNKSDSLVSETEQVTKSLTSSLQDHIDHTTESYLPKTSIKSVINHQTEEPVVGSLQEDTSKPDLETHIDVSTTNSDDNGAYYKSFEDVTSSELIPPGLNDSGSKTVGDADPARQDNDIKRHGSNSSHKNNLDHSNIKGHDSQKGSSSDTEKDNGDIPSQKLPNSKPTSSHNLEITLAPFPTDSHNDNALKENKSHMPGSNGPVDKTDLVTERNLTVLCSNYTPDVRWGGMQKPSNQNTIGFLKDWFAISHYLKTHEEKAWLYFSLGICFGIIVMLVVVLAKVCFNFHRNIQARLDVSEPTHRSALINNHSSLDAPMLEHSDSMDRIEVVRFSPRSTLRSLRSDSHDRNLVNYYG from the exons GTAATGCTAGACCTCTGTGAGGACAGGTCTAGTTGTTCCGTCACAGCGTCTCCAGAGACTTTCACCCAGGACCCATGCCAGGGCACCATCAAGTATTTGGAGGTCCACTACAAGTGTCGCCCAA ATGAGTACCAGTGGATCACGGCGTGCGAAGGGGAAGAGTTACAGATTTCATGTGCTAAAGGGGGCATCGCGATATACTCGGCCATGTTCGGACGATCTCCGAACGGATCCAACCAGTGTCCACCAAACAAGCACGGCTATATAG ATTGTCAGGCCTCTGATGCTGTCACAGAAGTCCGTTCCCTTTGTCATGGAAAGAAAAACTGTGCCATTGAAGCCAATGAAAGTCATTTTGGTGACCCTTGTCCAGATGGCACCAACAAATATTTGAGTGTAAATTATGCCTGTG TTCCCAGAAAGATCCTGAAACCAATGAATGGGAAGAAAAGCAAtcacaaaaagaagaaaaagaagaaaaaaaaagtcattcctGGAACTACACAAAGTCCACCAGGAGATAACACTAGTGAATCATCTGTAACTCAAGTGTCATTTTATGAAGTCACCAACAAATCTGACAGTCTTGTTTCAGAGACTGAACAAGTCACAAAATCATTAACTTCATCACTTCAAGATCATATTGATCATACTACAG AATCATATTTGCCAAAGACAAGTATTAAATCTGTGATTAATCATCAAACGGAAGAGCCAGTTGTTGGCAGCTTACAGGAAGATACTTCCAAACCTGATCTGGAAACACACATTGATGTCAGTACCACAAACAGTGATGATAATGGAGCCTATTACAAAAGTTTTGAAGATGTTACTTCATCAGAATTGATTCCTCCTGGTCTTAATGACAGTGGCAGTAAAACTGTAGGTGACGCAGATCCCGCCAGACAAGACAATGATATTAAACGTCATGGCTCAAACTCCAGCCATAAAAACAATCTAGACCATAGCAATATCAAGGGCCATGACTCTCAAAAAGGCAGCAGCTCAGACACTGAAAAAGACAATGGGGACATACCATCACAAAAACTTCCCAACTCTAAACCGACATCATCTCATAATCTAGAAATAACATTGGCCCCTTTTCCGACCGACAGCCACAATGACAATGCTCTCAAAGAGAATAAGAGCCATATGCCAGGCTCCAATGGTCCAGTGGATAAAACTGATTTGGTGACTGAGAGAAATTTAACAGTGCTATGTAGTAATTACACTCCAGATGTTAGATGGGGAGGAATGCAAAAACCATCAAATCAAAATACTATTGGATTTTTAAAAGATTGGTTTGCAATCAGTCACTACCTCAAAA CACATGAAGAAAAAGCTTGGCTTTACTTCAGTCTTGGAATTTGTTTTGGCATCATCGTTATGTTGGTTGTCGTGCTTGCCAAAGTTTGCTTCAACTTCCATCGCAATATTCAGGCACGTTTGGATGTCTCTGAGCCTACCCATCGCAGTGCTCTTATCAACAACCACAGCTCCCTGGATGCGCCCATGCTTGAACATTCTGACTCTATGGACAGGATAGAAGTAGTGAGATTCAGCCCTCGGAGTACGTTGCGTAGTTTGAGGAGTGATTCCCATGATAGAAACTTAGTGAATTACTATGGATAG
- the LOC106077796 gene encoding uncharacterized protein LOC106077796 isoform X3: MFGSRVFRQSRKWIILRLFLVMLDLCEDRSSCSVTASPETFTQDPCQGTIKYLEVHYKCRPNEYQWITACEGEELQISCAKGGIAIYSAMFGRSPNGSNQCPPNKHGYIDCQASDAVTEVRSLCHGKKNCAIEANESHFGDPCPDGTNKYLSVNYACVPRKILKPMNGKKSNHKKKKKKKKKVIPGTTQSPPGDNTSESSVTQVSFYEVTNKSDSLVSETEQVTKSLTSSLQDHIDHTTESYLPKTSIKSVINHQTEEPVVGSLQEDTSKPDLETHIDVSTTNSDDNGAYYKSFEDVTSSELIPPGLNDSGSKTVGDADPARQDNDIKRHGSNSSHKNNLDHSNIKGHDSQKGSSSDTEKDNGDIPSQKLPNSKPTSSHNLEITLAPFPTDSHNDNALKENKSHMPGSNGPVDKTDLVTERNLTVLCSNYTPDVRWGGMQKPSNQNTIGFLKDWFAISHYLKTHEEKAWLYFSLGICFGIIVMLVVVLAKVCFNFHRNIQARLDVSEPTHRSALINNHSSLDAPMLEHSDSMDRIEVVRFSPRSTLRSLRSDSHDRNLVNYYG, translated from the exons GTAATGCTAGACCTCTGTGAGGACAGGTCTAGTTGTTCCGTCACAGCGTCTCCAGAGACTTTCACCCAGGACCCATGCCAGGGCACCATCAAGTATTTGGAGGTCCACTACAAGTGTCGCCCAA ATGAGTACCAGTGGATCACGGCGTGCGAAGGGGAAGAGTTACAGATTTCATGTGCTAAAGGGGGCATCGCGATATACTCGGCCATGTTCGGACGATCTCCGAACGGATCCAACCAGTGTCCACCAAACAAGCACGGCTATATAG ATTGTCAGGCCTCTGATGCTGTCACAGAAGTCCGTTCCCTTTGTCATGGAAAGAAAAACTGTGCCATTGAAGCCAATGAAAGTCATTTTGGTGACCCTTGTCCAGATGGCACCAACAAATATTTGAGTGTAAATTATGCCTGTG TTCCCAGAAAGATCCTGAAACCAATGAATGGGAAGAAAAGCAAtcacaaaaagaagaaaaagaagaaaaaaaaagtcattcctGGAACTACACAAAGTCCACCAGGAGATAACACTAGTGAATCATCTGTAACTCAAGTGTCATTTTATGAAGTCACCAACAAATCTGACAGTCTTGTTTCAGAGACTGAACAAGTCACAAAATCATTAACTTCATCACTTCAAGATCATATTGATCATACTACAG AATCATATTTGCCAAAGACAAGTATTAAATCTGTGATTAATCATCAAACGGAAGAGCCAGTTGTTGGCAGCTTACAGGAAGATACTTCCAAACCTGATCTGGAAACACACATTGATGTCAGTACCACAAACAGTGATGATAATGGAGCCTATTACAAAAGTTTTGAAGATGTTACTTCATCAGAATTGATTCCTCCTGGTCTTAATGACAGTGGCAGTAAAACTGTAGGTGACGCAGATCCCGCCAGACAAGACAATGATATTAAACGTCATGGCTCAAACTCCAGCCATAAAAACAATCTAGACCATAGCAATATCAAGGGCCATGACTCTCAAAAAGGCAGCAGCTCAGACACTGAAAAAGACAATGGGGACATACCATCACAAAAACTTCCCAACTCTAAACCGACATCATCTCATAATCTAGAAATAACATTGGCCCCTTTTCCGACCGACAGCCACAATGACAATGCTCTCAAAGAGAATAAGAGCCATATGCCAGGCTCCAATGGTCCAGTGGATAAAACTGATTTGGTGACTGAGAGAAATTTAACAGTGCTATGTAGTAATTACACTCCAGATGTTAGATGGGGAGGAATGCAAAAACCATCAAATCAAAATACTATTGGATTTTTAAAAGATTGGTTTGCAATCAGTCACTACCTCAAAA CACATGAAGAAAAAGCTTGGCTTTACTTCAGTCTTGGAATTTGTTTTGGCATCATCGTTATGTTGGTTGTCGTGCTTGCCAAAGTTTGCTTCAACTTCCATCGCAATATTCAGGCACGTTTGGATGTCTCTGAGCCTACCCATCGCAGTGCTCTTATCAACAACCACAGCTCCCTGGATGCGCCCATGCTTGAACATTCTGACTCTATGGACAGGATAGAAGTAGTGAGATTCAGCCCTCGGAGTACGTTGCGTAGTTTGAGGAGTGATTCCCATGATAGAAACTTAGTGAATTACTATGGATAG
- the LOC106077731 gene encoding cilia- and flagella-associated protein 298-like isoform X3, which translates to MVKIHVKRGDDSQFLYEATLETPMSDILKDCATIYNGRLKVDRICGEMEELVKHGVSLPPNMQGLTDEQIEELKLKDEWGEKCQPSGGVKFNKDTIGCRNGQAPTPKMAEVLTKTIKEAKDMISKKKVEADVLVTQKTVQDALDILRGAVMIVYPMGLPPHEPIRQEMENTEDLSGKQASLEVIDIEQASLWWAGKELLPNKKLGDFVGKNEKTKIVAKIQKKGHGAPSREPVVSPEEQKNMMAYYYKKQEEMKRLEKEEDDAYMNAEWADQHQLKRQFQGLNNIKWGPR; encoded by the exons ATGGTAAAGATACATGTGAAACGTGGAGATGACAGCCAGTTTCTTTATGAAGCAACTTTGGAGACTCCAATgtctgatattttgaaggatTGTGCTACTATATACAATGGCCGTCTGAAAGTGGATAGAATTTGTGGCG aaatggaAGAGTTAGTCAAACATGGAGTCTCTCTGCCACCAAATATGCAAGGCCTGACAGATGAGCAAATTGAGGAACTCAAATTAAAAGATGAATGGGGTGAAAAATGTCAACCAAGTGGTGGAGTTAAATTTAACAAAGACACAATAGGATGTCGCAATGGACAGG CACCAACTCCAAAGATGGCAGAAGTATTGACAAAAACTATAAAAGAGGCAAAAGATATGATATCAAag AAAAAGGTAGAAGCGGATGTTCTGGTAACCCAGAAAACAGTCCAGGATGCACTAGACATTCTACGCGGTGCTGTGATGATTGTTTACCCGATGGGTTTGCCTCCCCATGAACCAATCAGACAAGAGATGGAGAACACTGAGGACCTCTCTGGGAAACAG GCCTCACTTGAAGTGATAGACATTGAACAGGCCTCTTTGTGGTGGGCAGGGAAAGAATTGTTACCCAACAAGAAACTGGGAGACTTTGTCGGAAAGAATGAGAAAACCAAAATTGTGGCCAAAATTCAGAAG aaaGGTCATGGTGCCCCATCTCGAGAGCCTGTGGTTAGTCCAGAAGAGCAGAAGAACATGATGGCTTACTACTATaagaaacaagaagaaatgaAG aGATTGGAGAAGGAAGAAGATGATGCATATATGAATGCCGAATGGGCTGACCAGCATCAGTTGAAACGCCAATTTCAAGGACTTAATAATATCAAATGGGGTCCAAGATGA